From one Phocaeicola salanitronis DSM 18170 genomic stretch:
- a CDS encoding TlpA family protein disulfide reductase encodes MKKYVWLVCLMCCISMMAQAGNYRKREVTHPCFVTANTSKIEIKKIILTDEQTQVDAVLYGKPGEVAVISSNTCLRSAEQEFPLREAGNVSIDGKTVPERIPDSGKMDIILSFAPIPQGVHAVDFVEKEEGWTIYGVQLTGVEPYVYLPSFLQTRRLEQSRALPEPQLKAGKSIINGYILGYHPDMDLDVVFRHSDWLLYNQWGQTVRVRQDGSFHIETDLLLAGGAHLQINKAQLDLFLVPGEEMTVYIHLPKLSMSASRLLKDKYGQEQKAWFDGGASALNAELATWGYPLSMNEEPGFEDLTSRLSANEYAKYVKHHYAKYEKALQHDEKVGEAYRQYVLLNLKMNELVTLGAKGEMPGIVKSPYFRYGYDYTTYLEYMERDKGQTVDLWDDVKKARTVYEHFVKERKFSSDDKKLMKSISQPEILKYIKTKTKTLEEKALLAESSETYVVAELDESVSGADILPAIIAPYKGQAVLVDFWATWCGPCRKSMSAIRGLKKKLEPKDVVYIYLTGPSSPETDWKTAITDINGVHYRLTKAQWEYLCKTYGITGIPGYLVISYDGKLQDKYVGFPGTDALMKDLLRAGE; translated from the coding sequence ATGAAAAAATATGTTTGGTTGGTATGCCTGATGTGCTGCATCAGCATGATGGCACAAGCCGGGAATTATCGGAAAAGAGAAGTCACTCATCCGTGTTTTGTAACGGCTAATACCTCGAAGATAGAGATAAAGAAAATAATATTAACCGATGAGCAGACGCAGGTTGATGCGGTTTTGTACGGGAAACCGGGTGAAGTTGCGGTAATCTCTTCGAATACTTGTTTGCGGAGTGCGGAACAAGAATTTCCTTTGCGTGAAGCGGGAAATGTGTCGATAGACGGGAAGACGGTTCCGGAACGGATACCGGACTCAGGCAAAATGGATATCATCCTTTCGTTTGCACCGATACCTCAGGGTGTGCATGCGGTGGATTTTGTGGAAAAAGAAGAAGGCTGGACCATTTATGGAGTGCAATTGACCGGAGTTGAGCCTTACGTTTACTTGCCCAGTTTCTTGCAAACAAGGCGTTTGGAGCAAAGCCGTGCCTTGCCTGAGCCGCAATTGAAGGCGGGAAAATCTATCATCAACGGTTATATCTTGGGATATCATCCGGATATGGACTTGGATGTCGTGTTCCGTCATTCCGATTGGCTTCTTTATAATCAATGGGGTCAGACCGTGCGGGTACGTCAGGACGGTTCGTTCCATATCGAGACTGATTTGTTATTGGCTGGAGGTGCCCATTTGCAAATCAATAAAGCCCAATTGGATTTGTTCTTGGTGCCGGGCGAAGAGATGACGGTTTATATTCATCTTCCGAAGTTGAGCATGTCGGCTTCCCGTTTGTTGAAGGATAAATACGGGCAAGAGCAAAAAGCATGGTTCGATGGCGGAGCATCCGCTTTGAATGCGGAATTGGCAACATGGGGCTATCCTTTGTCGATGAATGAAGAACCGGGCTTTGAGGATTTGACCTCCAGATTATCTGCGAATGAATATGCGAAGTATGTAAAGCATCACTATGCCAAATACGAAAAAGCATTGCAACACGATGAGAAGGTAGGGGAAGCATATCGTCAGTATGTCTTGTTGAACCTGAAGATGAATGAATTGGTCACGCTTGGAGCGAAAGGCGAGATGCCCGGCATTGTGAAATCTCCTTATTTCCGGTATGGATATGATTATACCACCTATTTGGAATACATGGAACGTGACAAAGGGCAGACGGTGGATTTGTGGGACGATGTGAAGAAAGCCCGTACGGTTTACGAGCATTTCGTGAAAGAGCGTAAGTTTTCTTCCGATGACAAGAAGCTGATGAAGAGCATTTCCCAACCCGAAATCCTGAAATACATTAAGACCAAGACGAAGACGTTGGAGGAAAAGGCATTGCTGGCAGAGTCGAGTGAAACGTATGTCGTGGCAGAGTTGGATGAAAGTGTGTCGGGGGCAGACATTTTGCCGGCTATTATTGCTCCTTATAAGGGACAGGCTGTATTGGTTGACTTTTGGGCAACGTGGTGCGGACCGTGCCGGAAGAGTATGTCTGCAATTCGTGGCTTGAAAAAGAAGTTGGAACCGAAAGACGTGGTATATATTTATCTGACCGGTCCTTCTTCACCGGAAACAGATTGGAAAACAGCCATTACGGATATAAACGGAGTGCATTACCGCCTGACGAAAGCGCAATGGGAATATCTTTGCAAGACGTACGGCATTACGGGTATTCCCGGATACCTGGTTATCAGCTACGACGGGAAGTTGCAAGACAAGTACGTAGGTTTTCCGGGCACCGATGCGTTGATGAAAGACTTGCTTCGGGCAGGAGAATGA